TACGGCCAGCCGACCGGCTACCGCACCGACCACCCGACCGGTGGCCAGCCCGTCAGCCAGCAGCAGCGGGCGCCGCAGGGGCGGCCGATGAGCGACGACGAGCGCGCCGTGGAGCGGTACCGCTACCTGCTGCGCACCGCCCCGCCGGAGCAGATCGAGCAGGCGCACGCCGAGGCGTTCGCCAAGCTCACCCCGGCCCAGCGCCAGCAGGTGCTGTCCGAGCTGGGCAGCCAGGTGCCCGCGAACGAGCGCGCTCGCACCGACGACCCGCGCGACCTGGCTCGCATGGCCACCCGTGCCGAGATGCGCCAGCCCGGCACGCTCGAGCGCAGCTTCTCCGGCGGCGGGATGGGCGGGATGGGCGGCGGCCGAGGCCTCGGCATGGGCGCGGTCATCGGCGGCAGCCTGCTGGCCGGTGTCGCCGGTGCCTTCGTGGGCACGGCCATCGCCGACGCGATGTTCGACGGTTTCGACGAGAACGAGTACGCCCAGGGCTTCGAGGACGGCGCCCAGGCCGACGTGGCGGCTGACGGCGGCGACCCCGGCTACGACGGCGGTGGCTACGACGACGCGGGTTTCGACGGCGGCGGGTTCGACGGTGGGGGCGACTTCGGAGGCGGCGACTTCGACGTCTGACCCCGCCACCCCTCAGGACGACGACGAAGGCCCCCGCTCACCGAGCGGGGGCCTTCGTGGTGCTGAGAGCGGACGACGGGAATCGAACCCGCGCTATCAGCTTGGGAAGCTGAAGTTCTACCATTGAACTACGTCCGCGTGGCGCCTCGTCGAGACGACCGCCACCAGGGTAGCAAGCCCGGCCGGACGCCTCAGACGGCGTCCCTCTTGTAGCCGAAGAACGACCGCTTGCAGATGAGCTCGGCCACCTCGGTGGGGACCATGTCCTGCCAGGTCTCGTCGTGCGCGGCGATCCGCTTGAGCACGTCGCGGGACAGGATCGAGAGGTACTCGGGGTCGTAGTCGGCCAGGTGCACGAAGCTGCCGCGACCCGAGAGGTAGTCGAAGAGGGGCTGGAGCTCCTCCCCGACCTCCATGTCCTCGACGGTCACGACCTCGCCGGTCTCGATGTCCTTCTTGGGGTACACGAACAGCTTCAGCTCGTTCTTGAGCAGCCGTCCCCAGCTCTCGAGGAGGCCGCCGGGCAGGTGCGCGTGGGTCTCCTCGCGGAAGAGGGCCTCCAGGCTCGGCACGCCCATGACCATGCCGATGCGCTCGCTGGTGCGGGCCTGCAGGTAGGCCGCGAGCCGGTGGTAGTCGGCGAAGTTGGAGATGAGCACGGTGCTGCCGGTGGCCGAGAGGAGGTCGGCGCGGGCGAGGAAGTCGCGCCGGTCCACCTTGGAGCCGCCCGCCAGCAGGTTGCTCATCGTCAGCTCGGTGAGCACGAGCACCCGCTTGCCGGCCACGTCCGGGTCCTTGGCGAACTCGCGCTTGGCGCACTCGAGCATGTCGATGTTGACGTTGGTCGGCGGGCGGAAGCTGCCGCGCTCCACGAGCACGGGGCGCTTGCGCAGCGCCTCGGAGGGCTGGAGCACCTCGCGGTCAGCGCTGAACATCGCCACGCCGGACAGGCCCAGGTTCACCAGCTGCAGGGCCATGAGGCGGTTGTCCACGCTGCGGAACTCGATGCCCGAGAACTTGATCATGTCGACCTCGATGCGCCCCGTGTTGAGGCGGTCGAGGAGGCTGGCGACCACCTGGTCGGGCTCGGCGCGCTCGAAGAAGGCGGCGTGGAGGAGGTTCACGCCGACGATGCCGAGCGCCTCCTGCTGCTGCGCGGCGTCGTCGTCGAGCATCCGGACGTGGATGAGGATCTCGTTCGGCTCGTCCTCGGGGTGCGCCTGGAAGCGCACGCCCATCCAGCCGTGGCACTCGTTGCCGCCGCGGTAGCTGCGCGCCACCACGGTGTCGGCGAAGGCGAAGAAGCAGGTGTCGTCACCGCGGGCCTCGGAGAGGCGCTCCACGTTGAGCGTGTACTCGTGCTCGAGCATCGCCTGCAGGCGGCCCTGGGAGACGTAGCGGTCGGAGCGGCCGTAGACGGCGTCGGAGACGGCCATGTCGTACGCCGACATGGTCTTGGCGATCGTGCCGGCGGCACCGCCCGCGCGGAAGAACCAGCGGGCGACCTCCTGGCCGGCGCCGATCTCGGCGATGGTGCCGTACCAGCGCGGGTCGAGGTTGATCCTCAGCGCCTTCTGAAGCGTGTCCTCGCCGACGTCCATGCCGCCCATCCCGTCGTCCCCCGTCCGTCCCCCGGGCCCCGGCAGGGGCTCGGACCTCGCAGTGAGCGGTCCTCGTCGACACAGCACTCGTCGGTGCCGATGATGGCGCGCCCAGGGCGGTTCGACCACCTCCCCCGGCAGAACCGGGGGCGTCGGTCTGGTCACCCGCACGTGTCATCGGCGCGTCGGGCCCGTGACTGGAGCCCACTACGGTGGCGCCGTGCTCCTCTCCGACCGGGACCTCCACGCCGAGGTCGACGCCGGCCGCGTGGTGCTGGACCCGTGGGACCCCGCGATGGTGCAGCCCTCCAGCATCGACGTCCGCCTCGACAGGTTCTTCCGGCTGTTCGACAACCACAAGTACGCCGTCATCGACCCGGCGCAGGAGCAGCCCGAGCTGACGCGGCTGGTCGAGGTGGACCCGGGTGAGGCCTTCGTGCTGCACCCCGGCGAGTTCGTCCTGGCGTCGACCTACGAGGCGGTGACCGTCCCGCACGACCTGGCCTGCCGCGTCGAGGGGAAGAGCTCGTACGGCCGGCTGGGCCTCGTGACCCACTCCACGGCCGGCTTCGTCGACCCCGGCTTCTCCGGTCACATCACCCTCGAGCTGAGCAACGTGGCGACGCTCCCGATCAAGCTGTGGCCGGGCATGAAGATCGGTCAGCTGTGCTTCTTCCGGCTGACGAGCCCGGCGGAGCACCCCTACGGCAGCGCGGAGTACGGGTCCCGCTACCAGGGCCAGCGCGGGCCGACGGCCTCGCGCTCCTTCCTCAACTTCCACCGGTCCGACGTGCACGGGCCCGCCGTGCCCGACCCGGCCTGACCCCGGGCGTCCGCCGTGGCCTCCCTCGTCCTCGGGCGTGACGCCGGGCGCGCGCTGGCGGGGCACCACCTGCTCCTCCTGCCCGACGAGCTGCCGGAGGCCGTGGTCCTGGGGCTGGTCCGCGCCCGCCACCCTGACGTCGTCCCCCTGGGCGGTGCCACCTGGCGGCTGGGCCGCTGGACCACGCTGCGCGGTCCGCTGCTCCTGGACGCCGCCGCAGCGGCGGGAGCGGCGGTCCCCGACCCGTGGCGCTGCGCCTGGGTGCTGGAGTGCCCGGTGGAGCGCGGCGACCCGCCGCTGGCGGGCACCACCGACCGCGAGGGCCTGCACCGCGCCTTCCCCGACGGGCTGCCGGTCATGGCGGAGCGCCGCACCCTCGACCTGGCGCTCGCGCTGGCGCGCCGCCTCGAGGGCGCGGTCCGCGTGGCCGCGCAGCCGTCGGGCCAGGGCTGGGCCCTGCTGCGACCCGACCCGCTGTCCTGGGTGGACCGGACCGTGCTCAGCCCCCGCTGGGTGGCCCCCGAGGACGCCCTGGACATCGCCGCGCACGCCGTCCCCGGGGTGGAGCTGGCCGTGGAGGGCACGGCGTGGGAGGGGCTCACGCCGGAGGCGGTCGCAGCCCTGGAGAGCACCCACGACGACGACGCACCCCCGCCCGAGGCGCGCGAGGCGCTGCACGTGGCTGCGGACGCCCGGGACGCCGCCGTCGCAGCGGGCGAGGACGTGCTGGACGCGTACGCGCTCGTCGTCCCCCTGCCCGAGGGAGGGCTGGTCCAGCTGGAGGTGGCGGGGGTGACCGAGCCACCGCCCGCGCTGCACGGGGTGCCGTGGGCCGGCGAGGCCGTGACCTACAACGCCGTGTGGTGGCCCGACGACCCGGCCGCCGCCGAGCACGAGGTCCCGGCTCTCGACGTCCGCCGGGCACGGGCCCGCGCCGGTGCGGTCGTCCAGACCCTGACTGACGCCATCGCCCGCGAGGTCGGCGGAGTGGTGGTGGACGCCGACGGCTTCCCGCTGGCGTAGCGGGACACCTGCGAGGCGCGGGCTAGAGGAGCACCTCGCCGAGCCAGCGCACCACCGGGCCGAGCAGCACGGCCAGCACCGGTGCCGCCGCGCCGAGCATCCCCAGCACCACCAGGCCCGCCACGACGCGAGCCAGCAGCGAGGGACGCCCCGCTCCCGGCTCCCGCAGCGACCTCAGCAGCCCGTCCACACGAGCCCCCCGGTGCCCGGCCGCTCCTCCGCGGTCAGGCGCTGACGTCCTGCATCTTCTTGGGCAGGTGGCCCGCGCTCTTCTCGTAGAACTTCGCGGCCTGGCGGGTGGCGAGCATGCGCACCACGCCCACGAGGGCCCCGGAGACCACGGCCCAGCCGACGGCCTCCGCGAGCGCGACGTGGGGGCTGAGGGGGTTGGCCGGGGGCTGCTTGCCGGTGGCGAGCACCCACAGCTTCTTGATG
This portion of the Quadrisphaera setariae genome encodes:
- a CDS encoding TonB-dependent receptor, producing MDVGEDTLQKALRINLDPRWYGTIAEIGAGQEVARWFFRAGGAAGTIAKTMSAYDMAVSDAVYGRSDRYVSQGRLQAMLEHEYTLNVERLSEARGDDTCFFAFADTVVARSYRGGNECHGWMGVRFQAHPEDEPNEILIHVRMLDDDAAQQQEALGIVGVNLLHAAFFERAEPDQVVASLLDRLNTGRIEVDMIKFSGIEFRSVDNRLMALQLVNLGLSGVAMFSADREVLQPSEALRKRPVLVERGSFRPPTNVNIDMLECAKREFAKDPDVAGKRVLVLTELTMSNLLAGGSKVDRRDFLARADLLSATGSTVLISNFADYHRLAAYLQARTSERIGMVMGVPSLEALFREETHAHLPGGLLESWGRLLKNELKLFVYPKKDIETGEVVTVEDMEVGEELQPLFDYLSGRGSFVHLADYDPEYLSILSRDVLKRIAAHDETWQDMVPTEVAELICKRSFFGYKRDAV
- the dcd gene encoding dCTP deaminase, encoding MLLSDRDLHAEVDAGRVVLDPWDPAMVQPSSIDVRLDRFFRLFDNHKYAVIDPAQEQPELTRLVEVDPGEAFVLHPGEFVLASTYEAVTVPHDLACRVEGKSSYGRLGLVTHSTAGFVDPGFSGHITLELSNVATLPIKLWPGMKIGQLCFFRLTSPAEHPYGSAEYGSRYQGQRGPTASRSFLNFHRSDVHGPAVPDPA
- a CDS encoding DUF4235 domain-containing protein, with protein sequence MGNLVWTVLGTGSGLAAQSAARSVIKKLWVLATGKQPPANPLSPHVALAEAVGWAVVSGALVGVVRMLATRQAAKFYEKSAGHLPKKMQDVSA